The Bacillota bacterium genomic interval GGCCGCCTAGGACAATGATGACAAGAGCTTCTATGGACTTCATGAAGTCGAACTGGCTGGGGTCAATAAACGTGATCTTGTGTGCATAGAGCCCTCCGGCGATCCCAGCGAAGAACGACCCTATCACGAAGGCTGTTATCTTGTAGCGGGTAGTGTCGACCCCCATGGTCTCTGCCGCGGTTTCATCTTCGCGCACGGCCACCAGCGCCCGTCCATGCTTCGACCAGATGAGGTTCTTTATCAGGAACACACTTGCGGCGGCTATCACGTAGACCCAGAGGAAGGTGGTGTGGGCAGGGATGGCCGTGAGTCCCCTCGGACCCCCTACCACATCCAGATTGACTATTATGACCCGTATGATCTCCCCAAACCCCAAGGTGGCGATGGCCAAGTAGTCACCGCGCAGGCGCAAGGTAGGAACACCGACGATGAGACCGCCGAGTGCTGCGCCAAGCCCTCCCATCAACAGCGCGACAGGGAATGGGAACCCCATCAGTTTCGTCATGGAGGCCGCGATGTAGCCGCCGATGGCCATGAACCCCGCGTGGCCCAAGGAGAACTGCCCCGTGAATCCGTTGATCAGGTTCAGGCTGGCACCCATTATGACATTGATCCCGACCCAGATCAGTATCTGCAGGTAGTAGTCGTTTATCAGGAAGCCTGCTCCATGCATTGCGGTGACAAGGAAGTACCCGGCTAAGAGGCCCGCCAGTGTGACGCCGCCGCGCATGAGGCTCTTCCCGCGAAACACGCTCAAGACGTTCGCAAATCTCGAACCACTCACCCGCGCTCACCTACACTTTCTCTCTTACGGCCCGGCCCAGCAGGCCCGCGGGCTTCACGAGCAGGATCACTATCAGGATCGCGAACGCAATGGCATCCTTCAGCATCGATGAGACCCATGCGATGACGAAGACCTCCGCGACGCCCATGATCATGCCGCCCAGCATGGCTCCGGGCACAATCCCGATGCCTCCCACGACGGCAGAAACAAACGCCTTGAGGCCATACATGACTCCCATCGTCGGGGCAATACGATTGTAGTAGAACCCAACCAGTATCCCTCCAGCAGCAGCCAGTGCAGACCCGAGGGCGAAAGTGACACTGATGATGGAGTCTACGTCGATACCCATGAGCCTCGCCGCATCCTTGTCGAAGGACACAGCTCTCATCGCCTTGCCCACTTTAGTCCTGTAGACGATGTAGCTCAGAAGAAGCATCAGCCCGATGGCGGTTCCCAACATGATCAGCTGGGTATTGGAGATTATCACGCCACCGACATCCCATACGACAGTCCTGATGACCCGCGGGTAAGGCCGGGGCCTGGCTTCGAAGAGCTTCAAACCAAGGTTTTGCAGAAACAGCGACATGCCAATCGCGGTGATCAGGGCCGCGATCCTGGGGGCCCGCCGAAGAGGTTTATACACGAGCCGCTCGATGGTCATGCCTGTCAGTGACGCGAGCGCCATCGCCAAAGGGAGCGCGAAGTAGAACGGCACTCGGAACTTCGTGATCAAGAAGAACCCGTAGTACGCCCCTAGCATGAAGATCTCACCGTGGGCGAAGTTTATGAGTCGAATAATACCATAGACCATCGTGTAGCCAAGGGCGATCAAGGCGTAGATGCTGCCCAGGGCCAGTCCGTTCACTATCTGCTGGACTATCTCGCCGAAAACCAGGCCACTACCCAAGATTCATCACTCCCACCACAAAGGCGGGGGCGGCGAGATGCCACCCCCGCCCGCTGCTACTCTGGGAAATCGCCCGGCGCTACGGGTTGACTGTTGTCTTGTAGACGAACTTCCCGTTCTTGACCTCCAACACAACGGCGCTCTTGATCGGGTTGCGGTTCTCATCGAGCGTCATCCGGCCGGAGACAGCGACGAGGTCCTTCGTGGTCGCCATCGCGTCACGGATGGCCGTACGATCCAGCTTGCCCGCTCGCCTGATCGCGTTCTCCACGATCAGGCAAGCATCGTAGGCCAGCGCGGCGAGCGCGTCCGGCGCGGACTTGTAGGCAGCCTCGTAGGCCTTGAGGAACGCCATCGGGACAGGGTCGGTCGAGCCCGGGGCATAGTGGTTCGAGAAGAACCCACCTTCGATTGAGTCTCCGGCGATCGGCACGAGCTCGGAAGAATCCCAACCATCACCGCCGAGGAACACGGCCTTCCTGATCCCGAGCTGTCTGGCCTGCCTGGTAATCAGGCCCACAGTGTTGTAGTAGTCAGGCAGGAAGATAACGTCTGGATCGAGCCTCTTGATCTTGGTCAGCTGTGCGGAGAAGTCGGACTCGCCGACCCCGTAGGTCTCGCTTGCCACGACCTTGCCGCCGCCAGCCTCGAACGCCTTCTTGAAGTTCTCAGCCAAGCCTTTGGTGTAGTCATTCCCGATGTCGTACACCATCGCAGCGGTCTTGGCCTTAATGGTCTCAAGAGCGAACTTCGCCATGACCAGCCCCTGGAACGGGTCGATGAAGCAGGCGCGGAAGATGTACGGACCGACCTTTGTGACTGCTTCGTTGGTGGAAGTCGGAGAAATCATCGGCACCTTGGCGGCATCGGCGATGGGGGCGCCCGCAAGGGTGCACTTGCTTGCGACGGACCCTATGATGACGTGTACTTTGTTCTGGTTGATGAGCTTGGACACTGCGTTTGCGGTCTCAGATGGGGTGTTCTTGTCGTCCTCCCAGTAGACCTTCACGGGGTTGCCCAGTATGCCGCCGCGCGCGTTGACTTCCTTCTCCCAGAGGAGCACGGCGTTCTTGGTGGAGATGCCGAAAGTTGCGACGTCACCGGTAAGTGGAGTCACGAGTCCGATCTTGATCTCCTCGGCCCCCAGGGCCATCGTACTGAAAGCAAGTACAAACAGAAACGCAATTACAGCAAACTTCTTGACCACAACCCTCGCCTCCCGAATAATTAATCTCCCCACATCTGGGGGCGTTCTCGCCGACAACAGGTCACACGGGCAATCGGTCACTGCACAAGACCTTCCCTGTCCGCACCCCTCCAATCCGCCCGGGCGATGCTCTGAAAGCGAACCTCAAGCGCTTCGCTTGAGGGGAAACGTGGATCGACCGGCGATTACTTGTCGAAGATTATACAATCGGCCTTCAGCAGGTGTCAAGTGCAATCGCAGCCACTAATTCGGCAACCGCCCCAAAACTTCCTTCTTGCCCCGGCAGTTTCCGGCACCACCGAAACCAGATCGGTTCACCCCCACACGCGTAGGGACGACGCCCGGCGCCACGTTTCGATCTCGGCCGTGGTCGGCTTCACCCCCATACGCGTGGGGACGACGGGAAGATCGGGATGATGATGGCAGGGCTGTCGGCTTCACCCCCATACGCGTGGGGACGACGGAGATTCTCCTGAACTACTGGAGATCTCCTTGGAGATGAACGCCCTCGAGAGCCTTCGTGCTGCTCGAGGGCTGGATCACCGCCGTTTGGCGNNNNNNNNNNCGACGTCGGGAGGGATATAGATGATTTTTCCGAGTACTTCAGAGTATCTGTACTGGCCGTCCGTTCCCGGCGGGGCTTCGCGGATGGTCCTCTCGAACTTGTTCACCTGGGCATCCATGTTGTCAGCGTAGTGCAGTACGCAGGCCTCGATGGTGGAAGGCACCACAGGGGACCCCCACTCCAAGGCGCCATGGTGGCTTACGATGAGATGGCTCATTCTGAGAGTCATGTCGGCATCCCAGCACGGATCCGGAGAGTCGCACCTTGCCCGGTCTGAGCAGTTGGCCAAGGCCGAGATGTGCCTTCCGACAGCGTCAGCCCCGATCATGATGTGGTCTTCCATGACTCCCGCAGGCGCCATTGTGGCCGCCGCCCTGGTCCTGTCGTATGCATACGATCCGAGCTTGCCGATGTCGTGGAGAAGTGCACCCGCGGCCAAGAGGTCCCAGTCTATGTAGTCATACTGCTCCGCGGCACATCGACAGATCCGCAAGACGCTTACGGTATGTTCCAGAAGCCCGCCGAAGTACGCGTGATGGTGTTTCACCGCCGCTGGCCATTCACAGAACTTCGCAACGAACTCGGAATCGCCAAAGAACGACTGGAGCAAGCACCTGACCG includes:
- a CDS encoding HD domain-containing protein translates to MQRQVEKRQFASELRVGTIVNSVFMCADIKVRQTRAGSSFAEVRLVDRTGDISLKLWNYSESATPGLEPGVLVRLKNAPVTEYAGSLQLSMDSAQFGGAITICAAGECDLADFIPATTRDIHALRGELEETVASVTKKPVRCLLQSFFGDSEFVAKFCEWPAAVKHHHAYFGGLLEHTVSVLRICRCAAEQYDYIDWDLLAAGALLHDIGKLGSYAYDRTRAAATMAPAGVMEDHIMIGADAVGRHISALANCSDRARCDSPDPCWDADMTLRMSHLIVSHHGALEWGSPVVPSTIEACVLHYADNMDAQVNKFERTIREAPPGTDGQYRYSEVLGKIIYIPPDV
- a CDS encoding branched-chain amino acid ABC transporter permease; protein product: MGSGLVFGEIVQQIVNGLALGSIYALIALGYTMVYGIIRLINFAHGEIFMLGAYYGFFLITKFRVPFYFALPLAMALASLTGMTIERLVYKPLRRAPRIAALITAIGMSLFLQNLGLKLFEARPRPYPRVIRTVVWDVGGVIISNTQLIMLGTAIGLMLLLSYIVYRTKVGKAMRAVSFDKDAARLMGIDVDSIISVTFALGSALAAAGGILVGFYYNRIAPTMGVMYGLKAFVSAVVGGIGIVPGAMLGGMIMGVAEVFVIAWVSSMLKDAIAFAILIVILLVKPAGLLGRAVREKV
- a CDS encoding ABC transporter substrate-binding protein — its product is MVKKFAVIAFLFVLAFSTMALGAEEIKIGLVTPLTGDVATFGISTKNAVLLWEKEVNARGGILGNPVKVYWEDDKNTPSETANAVSKLINQNKVHVIIGSVASKCTLAGAPIADAAKVPMISPTSTNEAVTKVGPYIFRACFIDPFQGLVMAKFALETIKAKTAAMVYDIGNDYTKGLAENFKKAFEAGGGKVVASETYGVGESDFSAQLTKIKRLDPDVIFLPDYYNTVGLITRQARQLGIRKAVFLGGDGWDSSELVPIAGDSIEGGFFSNHYAPGSTDPVPMAFLKAYEAAYKSAPDALAALAYDACLIVENAIRRAGKLDRTAIRDAMATTKDLVAVSGRMTLDENRNPIKSAVVLEVKNGKFVYKTTVNP